One Archangium violaceum genomic window, CACGTCGAAAGCCACCAGGTAGTCCTCGAGGCTCTCGCACACCTCGCCCATGTGGATGGCCTTGGCCAGGCCGTCCTCGGTATCCGCGGGCAGCTTCACCTTCTGCTGCTCGGCCAGCTCGAGGATCGTCTTGAGCCGCATGGAGCCGTCGAGGTGACAGTGCAGGTCCGTCTTGGGCAGGGCGTGGAGCAGCTCCTCGGTCACGGGAATGGCCGGGGGTGGGGCCCAGTCAGCCCGGCGAGCGGATGAGGGAATACCAGTCGAGCTGGGGAGCTCGTCGTCGCGTATTGAAGCCATGTCGGGTTCCTTCCTTGCCAAGCATCCTAGGGGTCTGAAAATCCTCCCTCAACCATGCCGCCGCCCGTCTGTCAGCGCCTCGTCTTACTGCTCGCCATCGCGGCGCTGATGGCCGCCTGTCGGCAGCCCACCGACAAGCTCTTCGACTTCTCCTCCAACGCCCCCTCCCGGGCGGGCCTCGTGGCCCTGACGGACGGGGTGCTGGTGGGCAACGAGGCCGGCCGGCTCCTGCGGTTGGATCTCCAGGGAGAGCCGGTCTGGCAGGTGGAGCTCGGCCGGGAGATCGCCGCGCGCCCCACGGTGTCCGGAGACAGCATCATCGTGGGAACGGTTGGAGGGACTCTCGTCAGCCTCGCGCTCGCCGATGGCTCGGAGCGCTGGCACCTCACCGGGCAGCCCGCCGTCCTCACCCCGCTCGTCTCGGACGCGGGCTCCGCCTACGTCGTGGCCCCGGATGGCTCCGTACGCGCACTCGCGGTGGAATCGGGCGAGGTCCGCTGGCGGTGGCTCCTTCCCCCAAAAGAGCCCCGCCCCGATGCCACCCGGCCCCTGCCCGCTCCCGTCCTGGAGGGAGGCGTCCTGGTGGTGGGACTCGGTGACGCGGGGCTGTTCGCCCTCTCACCCCAGGACGGCACCGTACGCTGGCACCATCCGGTGACACAGGTGCTGGGCCTGGAGGCCCAGGACGAGGTGCTGTACGTCTCCACCCGGAAGGGCGAGGTGCTCGCGCTCGGGCTCGCCGACGGGCAGGTGCGCTGGCGGCAGACGCCCTCCACTGCCCTCACGAGTCCACCGAGCTTCGCCCAAGGCCATGTCTGGGTGGGCACGGAGGAGCCCCTGCTCCTGGCGCTGTCGCCCCAGGACGGACGAGAGCGCTTCCGCCTGGGCCTGCCCGCGCCCCTGGTGACGCAGGTGGCGGAGTTCCGTGAGTGGTTGCTGGTGCCCACCCGGAGCAGTCAGGGGTGGTTGCTCGGGCTCGAGCCCCAGGAGGGGCCTCCCATCTTCTCGCTGCGGCTGGATACGCCGC contains:
- a CDS encoding PQQ-binding-like beta-propeller repeat protein, with the translated sequence MPPPVCQRLVLLLAIAALMAACRQPTDKLFDFSSNAPSRAGLVALTDGVLVGNEAGRLLRLDLQGEPVWQVELGREIAARPTVSGDSIIVGTVGGTLVSLALADGSERWHLTGQPAVLTPLVSDAGSAYVVAPDGSVRALAVESGEVRWRWLLPPKEPRPDATRPLPAPVLEGGVLVVGLGDAGLFALSPQDGTVRWHHPVTQVLGLEAQDEVLYVSTRKGEVLALGLADGQVRWRQTPSTALTSPPSFAQGHVWVGTEEPLLLALSPQDGRERFRLGLPAPLVTQVAEFREWLLVPTRSSQGWLLGLEPQEGPPIFSLRLDTPLPTRPVVLGEQLFVQGQDGRVLSWRLRPPKP